A genome region from Bradyrhizobium sp. WSM1417 includes the following:
- a CDS encoding SDR family NAD(P)-dependent oxidoreductase produces MGIEQKVAIITGASQGIGAALVQGFRDRNYRVVATARSIKPSGDDDVLAIAGDIADRNTAEHVVSQAVTRFGRVDTLVNNAGIFVAKPFTQYTAEDYAAVMGTNVAGFFHVTQLAIAEMEKQGSGHVVQITTTLVDQANSNVPSVLASLSKGGLSAATRSLAIEYAKRGIRVNAVSPGIIKSPMHPVATHAQLDALHPVGHMGEMSDVVDAVLYLEGASFVTGEILHVDGGQSAGH; encoded by the coding sequence ATGGGTATCGAACAGAAGGTTGCCATCATCACCGGTGCTTCGCAGGGCATCGGCGCTGCCTTAGTCCAGGGTTTTCGCGATCGCAACTATCGCGTCGTCGCGACAGCGCGCTCCATCAAGCCGTCGGGCGATGACGATGTCCTCGCCATTGCCGGCGACATCGCCGACCGGAACACCGCCGAGCACGTGGTCTCGCAAGCCGTCACCCGCTTCGGCCGCGTCGACACGCTGGTCAACAACGCCGGCATTTTCGTCGCAAAGCCGTTCACGCAGTACACGGCGGAGGACTATGCGGCGGTGATGGGTACCAACGTCGCGGGCTTCTTCCACGTCACGCAGCTCGCCATCGCCGAGATGGAGAAGCAGGGGTCCGGCCACGTTGTCCAGATCACGACCACGCTGGTCGACCAGGCCAATTCGAACGTGCCCTCGGTGCTGGCCTCGCTGAGCAAGGGCGGGTTGAGCGCCGCCACCAGATCGCTCGCGATCGAATATGCCAAGCGCGGTATCCGCGTGAACGCGGTGTCGCCCGGCATCATCAAGTCGCCGATGCATCCCGTCGCGACGCACGCCCAGCTCGATGCGCTGCATCCTGTCGGCCATATGGGCGAGATGTCCGACGTCGTCGACGCAGTGCTCTATCTCGAGGGCGCCTCCTTCGTCACCGGCGAAATCCTGCATGTCGACGGCGGCCAGAGCGCCGGCCACTGA
- a CDS encoding MFS transporter, with amino-acid sequence MATLDLDATRLSAPEHQRQLRRAVIASTIGTAIEWYDFFLYSTVTGLVFAKLFFPHSDPWVGTLEAFAIYAVGFAARPVGAAIFGHYGDRIGRKSTLIATLLLMGLATAAVAVVPTYASIGIWGAVILTVLRFIQGVGVGGEWGGSVLMSMEWARNDRSRGLIASWPQFGVPCGLFLANLAVLVFSQMAGDQFLAWGWRIPFALSIILVGVGLYIRLGILETPVFSKLVAERQVDRTPMLTVIREYPKEILLSAFARMSEQAPFYIFTAFVFSYGIGTLHVSRDFLLTAVLSASVLSFVSIPLCGHISDQIGRKNMYMLGAAVTGIFGFVYFAMLNTGSLTIIFLAIILSLIPHDMQYGPQAALIAESFTGRLRYSGSSLGYQLASVIAGGPAPLIATWLYGTFHSATAIAVYIAICAVVTLVATAMMTDYTGKDINAAGAYERRT; translated from the coding sequence ATGGCAACACTTGATCTCGACGCCACCCGACTTTCTGCCCCCGAGCATCAGCGCCAGCTTCGCCGCGCCGTGATCGCCTCCACAATCGGGACCGCGATCGAGTGGTATGACTTCTTTCTTTACAGCACCGTCACGGGTCTGGTTTTCGCAAAACTGTTCTTTCCTCACTCCGATCCCTGGGTCGGCACGCTGGAGGCGTTTGCGATCTACGCGGTCGGATTCGCCGCGCGGCCCGTCGGCGCGGCAATCTTTGGCCATTATGGCGACCGCATCGGACGTAAATCCACGCTGATCGCGACGCTGCTCTTGATGGGACTGGCGACCGCTGCGGTGGCGGTCGTGCCGACCTATGCCAGCATCGGTATTTGGGGCGCCGTCATCCTGACCGTGCTGCGGTTCATTCAGGGCGTCGGAGTCGGTGGTGAATGGGGCGGTTCGGTCCTGATGTCGATGGAATGGGCGCGCAACGACCGATCCCGTGGATTGATCGCATCATGGCCGCAGTTCGGTGTGCCCTGCGGGCTTTTCCTGGCCAATCTTGCCGTGCTGGTGTTCAGCCAGATGGCGGGTGATCAGTTCCTGGCATGGGGCTGGCGTATTCCCTTCGCGCTCAGCATCATCCTGGTCGGCGTGGGCCTCTATATCAGGCTCGGCATTCTCGAAACCCCGGTGTTCTCCAAGCTCGTGGCCGAGCGCCAGGTTGATCGCACGCCGATGCTCACGGTGATCCGGGAATACCCGAAGGAGATTCTACTGTCTGCGTTCGCGCGCATGTCGGAGCAGGCGCCGTTCTACATCTTCACGGCGTTCGTATTCTCCTATGGCATCGGTACCCTGCACGTATCGCGCGACTTCCTGCTGACCGCGGTGCTCTCGGCCTCGGTGCTGTCGTTCGTGTCGATCCCGCTGTGCGGACATATCTCCGATCAGATCGGCCGCAAGAACATGTACATGCTCGGCGCTGCCGTGACGGGCATCTTCGGCTTCGTCTATTTCGCCATGCTCAATACGGGCTCGCTGACCATCATCTTCCTCGCGATCATCCTGTCGCTGATTCCGCACGACATGCAGTATGGACCGCAAGCCGCCTTGATCGCCGAGAGCTTCACCGGACGCCTGCGCTACAGCGGCTCCTCGCTAGGCTATCAGCTCGCATCCGTGATCGCCGGCGGCCCCGCACCGCTGATCGCTACGTGGCTGTACGGCACGTTCCACTCGGCGACCGCGATCGCCGTCTACATCGCGATTTGCGCGGTCGTGACGCTGGTCGCGACCGCGATGATGACCGATTACACCGGAAAGGACATCAACGCGGCGGGGGCGTACGAGCGACGAACTTGA
- a CDS encoding LysR family transcriptional regulator, producing MDRLDAMKVFVLAVDEGSLAAAGRKLGRSPAAVSRAIAFLEQRVGAELLHRTTRSIKLSEEGERYVAVCRRVLTELEEADDIAAGPRTAPRGLLTITAPVVSGEMVLRPILDAFLDAYPTVSAKLLLFDRAVNLIEEGVDVALRIGHLADSAMVAMRVGEISRVVVASPRYLKQHPRITEPGDLAKHQIVAMGHLPNSWTFAPQAGSSAARTVQFTPRLVVNSTYAAVASAVAGRGVARMYSYQVGEQVARGELEIVLAGDEDPEMPAHLICPQGRLSVPKVRTFTDFAVPRLKKQFAQLKKGISSR from the coding sequence ATGGATCGTCTGGATGCGATGAAGGTCTTTGTCCTTGCGGTCGACGAGGGCAGCCTTGCGGCTGCGGGCCGCAAGCTTGGCCGTTCGCCGGCGGCGGTCAGCCGCGCCATTGCTTTCCTGGAGCAGCGGGTCGGTGCCGAGCTGCTGCACCGGACCACACGTTCCATCAAGCTGAGCGAGGAGGGCGAGCGCTATGTCGCGGTCTGCAGGCGCGTGCTCACCGAGTTGGAGGAGGCCGACGACATCGCGGCCGGACCGCGCACGGCGCCCCGCGGCTTGCTCACGATCACTGCCCCGGTGGTGTCGGGTGAGATGGTGCTGCGGCCGATCCTCGATGCGTTTCTCGATGCCTATCCGACCGTGTCGGCAAAACTCCTGCTGTTCGATCGCGCGGTGAATCTGATCGAGGAGGGGGTCGACGTCGCGCTCCGCATCGGCCATCTCGCGGATTCGGCAATGGTCGCGATGCGGGTCGGCGAGATCAGCCGCGTCGTGGTGGCATCACCACGCTATCTGAAGCAGCACCCGCGCATCACCGAGCCGGGCGACCTCGCCAAGCACCAGATCGTCGCGATGGGCCACCTTCCCAATTCCTGGACCTTTGCGCCGCAAGCCGGCTCGTCGGCTGCCCGCACGGTGCAGTTCACGCCGCGGCTCGTCGTCAACAGCACCTATGCGGCGGTGGCCTCGGCCGTCGCCGGCCGCGGTGTGGCGCGCATGTATTCGTACCAGGTGGGTGAGCAGGTCGCGCGCGGCGAGCTCGAGATCGTCCTGGCCGGCGACGAGGATCCCGAGATGCCCGCGCATTTGATCTGTCCGCAGGGCCGGCTCTCGGTCCCGAAGGTCCGGACCTTCACGGACTTTGCGGTGCCGCGCCTGAAGAAGCAGTTTGCTCAGCTCAAGAAGGGCATCAGTTCCCGGTGA
- a CDS encoding fumarylacetoacetate hydrolase family protein, which translates to MNAASYVIPLPPQASLPVVGESGRYPVRRIWCVGRNYLEHIREMGNDERAPPFFFAKHADMLVPDGATIPYPPLTKDLHHEVELIVAMKSGGLNIPAEKALDHVYGYAVGIDLTRRDLQIASRKKERPWEVGKSFDHSAPCSAVQPASKIGHPAKGKIWLTVNGKEAQKGDLTELIWNVPEIIWQLSQQVKLAAGDIIMTGTPAGVSQLQPGDKLECGVDGVGTLKVSIGQPE; encoded by the coding sequence ATGAACGCCGCCTCCTACGTCATCCCGCTTCCGCCCCAGGCTTCGCTTCCCGTCGTCGGGGAAAGCGGCCGTTATCCCGTACGCCGCATCTGGTGCGTCGGCCGCAACTATCTCGAGCACATCCGCGAGATGGGCAATGACGAGCGCGCCCCGCCGTTCTTCTTCGCCAAGCACGCCGACATGCTGGTGCCCGATGGCGCCACCATTCCCTATCCGCCGCTGACCAAGGATCTCCATCACGAGGTTGAACTGATCGTCGCAATGAAGAGCGGCGGCCTCAACATTCCCGCCGAGAAGGCGCTCGACCATGTCTACGGCTATGCCGTCGGCATCGACCTGACCCGCCGCGACCTCCAGATCGCCTCGCGCAAGAAGGAGCGTCCGTGGGAGGTCGGCAAGTCGTTCGACCATTCGGCGCCCTGCTCCGCGGTGCAGCCTGCATCGAAGATCGGCCATCCCGCCAAGGGCAAGATCTGGCTCACGGTCAACGGCAAGGAAGCGCAGAAGGGCGACCTCACCGAGCTGATCTGGAACGTGCCCGAGATCATCTGGCAGCTCTCGCAGCAGGTGAAGCTCGCCGCCGGCGACATCATCATGACGGGCACGCCGGCCGGCGTGTCGCAGCTCCAGCCCGGCGACAAGCTCGAATGCGGCGTCGACGGCGTCGGCACGCTGAAGGTGAGCATCGGTCAACCGGAATAA
- a CDS encoding ABC transporter ATP-binding protein, with protein MAQFPKKITDDPYAAAVLIRRLVTEQGILYWRRYLVAFALMALAAGSTAGATYVLGQVINQAYVDKNIPGIAMFSGITVILLFIKGVATYGHMVILTKISNAILATNQRQLFAKLMRESVGFFSERHSSEFLARLTAGAKSITDVLNMLVNAVGRDLMMLLAMIGVMVWQDPVMSFIGLVAVPPAMLVLRKLVKRIKGLAYNQFTGTADILETMQESLQGIRTVKAFTLEDTMQTRIDENIAIVERNANKMARVANRSNPLMEMLGGFAVAGCLLYGGYSVVALNATPGAFFSFMTAFLMATEPAKRLARLNIDLNSQLVGARMLLEVVDSPASEHSDDDKPALKLSNARIELRDVSFSYRNGETVLNRMSFVAEPGKVTALVGPSGGGKSTVLGLLLRFYEVTQGDIVIDGQSIGAVSRKSLRAQTAYVGQDVYLFRDTIRNNIAFGRAGATEEQIIDAAKAACAHDFIMGFPLGYDTPVGEHGTQLSGGQRQRIAVARALIKNAPIILLDEATAALDSESERQVQEAIEHLCQNRTTIVIAHRLHTIMHADAILVVEGGEIVEQGRHDELLRRGGRYASFFRLQHHDAGALAPISATA; from the coding sequence ATGGCTCAGTTTCCAAAGAAAATCACCGACGATCCCTATGCGGCAGCGGTGCTGATTCGCCGCCTGGTCACGGAACAGGGGATCCTCTACTGGCGGCGCTATCTCGTCGCCTTCGCGCTGATGGCGCTTGCCGCCGGATCGACCGCGGGCGCGACCTACGTGCTCGGCCAGGTCATCAACCAGGCCTATGTCGACAAGAACATCCCGGGCATCGCGATGTTCTCGGGCATCACGGTGATCCTGCTCTTCATCAAGGGCGTGGCGACCTACGGCCACATGGTGATCCTGACCAAGATCTCCAACGCCATCCTCGCCACCAACCAGCGCCAGCTGTTCGCCAAACTGATGCGCGAGAGCGTCGGATTCTTTTCCGAGCGGCATTCGTCGGAATTTCTGGCGCGGCTGACCGCCGGCGCAAAGTCCATCACCGATGTCCTCAACATGCTGGTCAATGCGGTCGGGCGCGACCTCATGATGTTGCTCGCCATGATCGGCGTGATGGTGTGGCAGGATCCGGTGATGTCGTTCATCGGCCTCGTCGCCGTGCCGCCGGCGATGCTGGTGCTGCGCAAACTGGTCAAGCGCATCAAGGGCCTCGCCTACAACCAGTTCACCGGCACCGCCGACATCCTGGAGACGATGCAGGAATCGCTGCAGGGCATCCGCACGGTGAAAGCGTTCACGCTCGAAGACACCATGCAGACCCGCATCGACGAGAACATCGCGATCGTCGAGCGCAACGCCAACAAGATGGCCCGCGTGGCCAACCGCTCCAACCCGTTGATGGAGATGCTCGGCGGCTTCGCGGTCGCCGGCTGTTTGCTTTATGGCGGCTATAGCGTGGTCGCGCTCAACGCCACGCCCGGAGCATTCTTTTCCTTCATGACCGCCTTCCTGATGGCGACCGAGCCGGCAAAGCGGCTGGCGCGGCTCAACATCGACCTTAACAGCCAGCTCGTCGGCGCCCGCATGCTGCTCGAAGTCGTCGACAGCCCCGCGAGCGAGCATTCCGACGACGACAAGCCGGCGCTGAAACTCTCGAACGCACGCATCGAGCTGCGCGACGTCAGCTTTTCCTATCGCAACGGTGAGACCGTCCTCAACCGCATGAGCTTTGTTGCCGAGCCCGGCAAGGTCACCGCGCTGGTCGGCCCCTCCGGCGGCGGCAAATCGACCGTGCTGGGGTTGCTGCTGCGCTTCTACGAGGTGACGCAAGGCGACATCGTGATCGATGGCCAGTCGATCGGCGCGGTCTCGCGAAAATCGCTGCGGGCCCAGACCGCCTATGTGGGCCAGGACGTCTACCTGTTCCGCGACACCATCCGCAACAACATCGCCTTCGGCCGCGCGGGCGCGACCGAAGAACAAATCATCGATGCTGCGAAAGCTGCCTGCGCGCATGATTTCATCATGGGCTTCCCGCTCGGCTACGACACGCCCGTTGGCGAGCACGGCACGCAGCTGTCCGGCGGCCAGCGCCAGCGCATCGCTGTCGCGCGCGCGCTGATCAAGAACGCGCCGATCATCCTGCTTGACGAAGCCACCGCCGCGCTCGATTCCGAGTCCGAGCGGCAGGTGCAGGAAGCGATCGAGCATCTCTGCCAGAACCGCACCACGATCGTGATCGCGCATCGCCTGCACACCATCATGCACGCCGATGCGATCCTGGTGGTCGAGGGCGGCGAGATCGTCGAGCAGGGCCGGCACGACGAGCTGCTCCGCCGCGGCGGCCGCTACGCCTCGTTCTTCCGCCTGCAGCATCACGACGCCGGCGCTCTGGCGCCGATCAGCGCAACCGCATAG
- a CDS encoding nuclear transport factor 2 family protein, translated as MASLPTANAEITQFFRQWLETFAGYVREVDYASARPLFHPDVLAFGTHNDVIPGLEQWVTTQWDNVWPKTGDFRFVIEQASILASSDGTMATVIVPWTSTGYHPDGSAFPRPGRATMVFSRHGDGWLCVHSHMSLNRGVPQASHADRPVKAW; from the coding sequence ATGGCCTCCTTGCCGACCGCGAATGCCGAGATCACGCAGTTCTTTCGCCAATGGCTGGAGACCTTTGCAGGTTATGTCCGCGAGGTCGACTACGCTTCGGCGCGGCCGCTGTTCCATCCGGATGTGCTGGCCTTCGGCACGCACAACGACGTCATTCCCGGCCTCGAGCAATGGGTCACCACGCAATGGGACAACGTCTGGCCCAAGACGGGCGACTTCCGTTTCGTTATCGAGCAGGCCTCGATTCTGGCATCGTCCGATGGCACGATGGCGACCGTGATCGTGCCTTGGACGAGCACAGGTTATCATCCCGACGGCAGCGCGTTTCCGCGCCCCGGCCGGGCCACGATGGTGTTTTCAAGACATGGCGATGGTTGGCTGTGCGTGCATTCCCACATGTCGCTCAATCGCGGTGTGCCGCAGGCAAGCCACGCCGATCGGCCGGTGAAGGCCTGGTAG
- the galE gene encoding UDP-glucose 4-epimerase GalE — protein MTVLVTGGAGYIGSHTVLALAEAGEDVVVIDDLSTGFSAYLPEGVPLFIGDAGDENLLEGVIAQHNIESIIHFAGSVVVPDSMRDPLGYYRNNFTTARNLLNVAVKRGIDRFIFSSTAAVYGDPDQVPVPEHAPTRPLSPYGSSKLMTEIMLHDVAAAYGMQYVALRYFNVAGADPQARIGLATVGATHLLKIAVEAATGQRAKIDVFGTDYPTQDGSCIRDFIHVTDLSQAHRSALAYLRNGGASTTLNCGYGRGYSVLETIDAVRRVSGRSFAVQYAPRRPGDIMTMVADTSRIRGLLDWKPQYDDLETIAAHALAWEDKLFRERHGELRHAASA, from the coding sequence ATGACTGTGCTTGTCACCGGCGGTGCCGGCTATATCGGAAGCCACACGGTTCTGGCGCTGGCGGAAGCCGGCGAGGACGTCGTCGTGATCGACGATCTCTCCACCGGTTTCTCGGCCTATCTGCCCGAAGGCGTGCCGCTGTTCATTGGCGATGCCGGCGACGAGAACCTGCTCGAAGGCGTGATCGCCCAGCACAACATCGAGAGCATCATCCATTTCGCGGGGTCGGTGGTCGTGCCGGATTCGATGCGCGATCCGCTCGGCTATTACCGCAACAATTTCACGACCGCGCGCAACCTGCTCAATGTCGCGGTCAAGCGCGGCATCGACCGCTTCATCTTCTCCTCGACCGCGGCGGTCTACGGCGATCCGGACCAGGTGCCGGTGCCCGAGCATGCGCCGACACGGCCGCTGTCGCCCTACGGTTCGTCGAAGCTGATGACCGAGATCATGCTGCACGACGTCGCCGCCGCCTACGGCATGCAATACGTGGCCCTGCGCTATTTCAACGTTGCGGGTGCCGATCCGCAGGCCCGCATCGGCCTCGCCACCGTCGGCGCCACGCATCTGCTCAAGATCGCGGTGGAAGCCGCGACCGGCCAGCGCGCCAAGATCGACGTGTTCGGCACCGACTATCCGACCCAGGACGGCAGCTGCATCCGCGACTTCATCCATGTCACGGACCTGTCGCAAGCGCATCGCTCGGCGCTCGCCTATTTGCGCAACGGCGGCGCCTCGACGACGCTCAATTGCGGCTATGGCCGCGGCTACTCGGTGCTGGAGACCATCGACGCCGTGCGCCGTGTCTCGGGTCGCAGCTTCGCCGTGCAATACGCCCCGCGCCGGCCCGGCGACATCATGACCATGGTCGCCGACACCAGCCGCATCCGCGGCCTGCTCGACTGGAAGCCGCAATACGACGACCTCGAGACCATCGCAGCCCATGCGCTGGCCTGGGAGGACAAGCTGTTCCGCGAGCGTCACGGCGAGCTCCGCCACGCCGCCTCGGCCTAG
- a CDS encoding periplasmic heavy metal sensor: MRRLLLLAATLIVSCNVASAQSSQPYAGLEHRPIKALSQHQIDDLRAGRGMGLALAAELNGYPGPSHVLELGDRLDLTADQRIQVQRLFDAMKQEAVPLGNKLVEQETELDRLFSARVVTSESLKAALVAISETQALLRESHLKYHLSTTALLDRSQMQRYAELRGYQRPDGSEAHKHHH; encoded by the coding sequence ATGAGACGCCTTCTCCTGCTTGCGGCCACGCTTATCGTCTCGTGCAACGTTGCCAGCGCGCAGTCCAGTCAGCCCTATGCCGGCCTTGAGCATCGCCCCATCAAGGCGCTGTCGCAGCATCAGATCGACGATCTTCGAGCCGGACGTGGCATGGGCCTGGCGCTTGCCGCCGAACTCAATGGATATCCCGGCCCGAGCCATGTTCTTGAACTCGGTGATCGGCTCGATTTGACCGCGGATCAGCGCATCCAGGTTCAGCGCCTCTTCGATGCCATGAAGCAAGAGGCGGTCCCGCTGGGTAACAAGCTGGTCGAGCAGGAAACGGAGTTGGACCGCCTCTTCTCCGCCCGCGTCGTGACATCGGAGTCACTCAAGGCGGCCCTCGTTGCCATTTCGGAAACCCAGGCACTGCTCCGCGAAAGCCACCTCAAATATCATCTGTCGACAACTGCCTTGCTCGACCGGAGCCAGATGCAGCGATACGCGGAGCTGCGCGGTTACCAACGCCCTGATGGCTCCGAAGCACACAAGCACCATCACTAA